The DNA sequence TATTATAACTCCAGAGCCATTTGGTGGCAAAATCCTGTATTTCTTCAAGACTTTCAAAGAGATAGTGGTTGAGCCAGTCATAACGCACTGTTCGGTTATACCGCTCGACATACCCATTTTGTTGCGGATTCCCCGGCTGGATATACCGCAGGCGGATTCCTCTCTGCCCGGCCCAGGTTTGCAGCTTGGCGCTGACATATTCCGGGCCATTGTCACAACGGATCTCTTTGGGGCAGCCACG is a window from the Desulfovibrio legallii genome containing:
- a CDS encoding integrase core domain-containing protein, with the protein product RGCPKEIRCDNGPEYVSAKLQTWAGQRGIRLRYIQPGNPQQNGYVERYNRTVRYDWLNHYLFESLEEIQDFATKWLWSYNNERPNMGIGGITPAMKLAQVS